The Desulfobacterales bacterium genome has a window encoding:
- the brxC gene encoding BREX system P-loop protein BrxC, producing MKIKDILTINFSEDIKSVIDLQDISEAEIQSEIENYIITDGLAKEYSNFVAKFTSNILETGVWISGFYGSGKSYFGKILGYLLSNRSITGTPSRERILQRFTGINDEALIKNSLARLNSENCRVVFLDVAKQDTSKGLSYMLFRNFLKSLELPENEHGVLLYQMMIDAKQSNIYKFVNSKLNKNWSEIRTRLIEYVKAIKAIFIQEGNTEGDYNNLMATIRRRIDQFDASCLKDEISNYLKIAKGEKVIFLFDEASESISQNKFNLLDLEGLSEALSTLGSKVWTIAIAQEKLDEVISGSNISKAQLTKVTDRFKTKIHLEATEVDVIIKSRLLKKKDDAINKLKNHFQKNSGQITDHAGLSATGITKTDSSDIYATYYPFYRYQFDLLQNFLFGTKGYISTKVAARGMIITTYDILKRELQDKELFETATGFQIVRQAQPQPTVRLVNRYDNAERILRETKSKISGRMLLETINFLSEAEVVPTTLPNITKSFIELPNDFHKVQSEITKALNDLVEAKILLFDSHTYRITSDIEQRLLDEMNGFAVQSFVKKKRVVSVYKDSLFTKTLARIIDNNLSYDFFIFTDNDDELTNPSLKQLKIKLKSVYSISDERSADIEILKIQHQNEKELICLVPDNSGFKEIDKLIDEIERITYLEQKYNNSQSEEGQILRSFLTAKSEKEKRLKELIERSLQKAISIYLFNTFQLDENNWQTILQKQQRQVIQNVYSKRLSSQLSDDVAAKVIKEAINTKLSSYFNAPDFQFFDSQGNFIGENLKVAEEILFKIRNTFVDGAGIAKSLEQPPTGFTFGTVISSVAALMRAGKIMAKHNGVEKFSWRDTSVNEIFAKATVFRKASFKAIAKSLSAAQKNELVKILRDLKCEDQVGKNVDWNTNDFDLVCTVRELTKHFCEKIDFMRKQTKDFDTLFGNFEAHKDNLIEFIGSVSESNYIEKAEIFLTNQADYTSSVQSIEKVEKFIRNNLSKLLNWKLFVENVNDELKKAAKTDDAITKLSLEFNNLYGQESVKNFASIQQKAQQIKDNYFNLMSSATDDMTGKYSQLKLEAEAIIKEIQTLPAGLNDEALNKVSSILQFANQRIQTKVELDYDVKDKHSKFTYSEMLSYIDLFNSKQTELEVLKSSLIRVSPPKEEKDKSDNVITTKTFTTNFPAKKLKISEYKKWLKQELQKIAGASDNDEIEIM from the coding sequence ATGAAAATAAAAGATATTTTAACTATTAATTTTTCTGAAGACATAAAAAGTGTAATTGATTTACAAGACATTTCAGAGGCAGAAATTCAATCTGAAATAGAAAATTATATTATAACTGACGGATTGGCTAAAGAGTATTCGAATTTTGTTGCTAAATTTACTTCTAATATTTTGGAAACAGGCGTTTGGATATCAGGATTTTATGGGTCAGGTAAGTCATATTTTGGAAAAATATTGGGTTATTTGCTCAGCAATAGAAGCATTACCGGAACACCATCAAGGGAGCGAATATTACAAAGGTTTACTGGTATTAATGATGAGGCTTTAATTAAAAATTCTCTTGCCAGGCTAAATTCTGAAAACTGTCGGGTAGTATTTCTTGATGTAGCAAAGCAGGATACTTCTAAAGGTCTATCATACATGCTATTTCGTAATTTTTTAAAATCATTGGAACTGCCAGAAAACGAACATGGTGTATTATTATATCAAATGATGATAGATGCTAAACAATCCAATATTTACAAGTTCGTTAATTCAAAATTAAATAAAAACTGGTCTGAGATAAGAACCAGATTAATTGAATATGTAAAAGCAATAAAAGCCATTTTTATTCAGGAAGGAAACACTGAAGGAGATTATAATAATTTAATGGCTACTATTCGCAGACGTATTGACCAATTCGATGCCTCATGTCTCAAGGATGAAATCAGCAATTATTTAAAAATAGCCAAAGGTGAAAAAGTCATTTTTCTTTTTGATGAAGCCAGCGAATCCATTAGTCAGAATAAATTCAATTTGCTTGATTTGGAAGGACTCAGCGAAGCACTTTCTACTTTAGGCAGTAAAGTCTGGACAATAGCTATTGCCCAAGAAAAGCTTGACGAAGTTATAAGCGGTTCGAATATAAGCAAAGCACAGCTTACTAAAGTCACTGACCGTTTTAAAACTAAAATTCATTTGGAAGCAACTGAAGTTGATGTAATCATTAAAAGTCGTTTGCTAAAGAAAAAAGATGATGCCATCAATAAATTAAAAAATCATTTTCAGAAAAATTCAGGACAGATTACAGACCATGCTGGATTAAGCGCTACAGGCATTACCAAAACAGATTCATCAGATATTTACGCGACTTATTATCCGTTCTATAGATATCAATTTGATTTACTGCAAAATTTTTTATTTGGAACTAAAGGTTATATTTCGACTAAAGTTGCGGCAAGAGGCATGATAATAACTACTTATGATATTTTAAAACGGGAATTACAAGATAAAGAATTATTTGAAACAGCAACAGGTTTTCAAATTGTAAGGCAAGCTCAACCTCAACCTACTGTTAGGTTAGTAAACAGATATGATAATGCTGAAAGGATTTTAAGGGAAACCAAATCTAAGATTTCAGGTCGAATGTTATTAGAAACCATAAATTTTTTATCAGAGGCTGAAGTTGTGCCGACAACATTGCCTAACATTACAAAATCTTTTATTGAGTTACCAAATGATTTTCATAAAGTTCAATCTGAAATCACTAAAGCTTTAAATGATTTGGTGGAGGCTAAAATTCTTTTATTTGATAGCCATACCTACCGCATTACTTCGGACATAGAACAGCGATTATTAGATGAAATGAACGGATTTGCTGTGCAAAGTTTTGTAAAAAAAAAGCGAGTTGTGTCAGTTTATAAAGATTCATTATTTACTAAGACATTAGCCCGCATTATAGATAATAACCTTTCTTATGATTTTTTTATATTTACTGACAATGATGATGAATTAACCAATCCATCTCTTAAACAACTTAAAATTAAATTAAAAAGTGTTTATAGTATCAGTGATGAACGATCTGCTGATATAGAAATTTTAAAAATACAACACCAGAATGAGAAAGAGCTTATTTGCTTAGTGCCTGACAACAGTGGATTTAAAGAGATAGATAAGCTTATTGATGAGATTGAACGTATCACTTATTTAGAACAGAAATATAACAACTCTCAATCAGAAGAAGGGCAAATCCTCCGTAGTTTTTTAACAGCCAAGTCAGAAAAGGAAAAGCGTTTAAAAGAATTAATAGAACGATCTCTACAAAAAGCTATATCGATTTATCTTTTTAATACATTTCAGTTAGACGAAAATAACTGGCAAACTATACTTCAAAAACAGCAAAGACAGGTGATTCAGAATGTTTATAGTAAAAGGCTTTCATCTCAATTAAGTGATGATGTAGCGGCAAAGGTAATCAAAGAGGCAATTAACACGAAACTTAGCTCTTATTTTAATGCTCCTGATTTTCAATTTTTTGATAGCCAAGGTAATTTTATTGGCGAAAATTTAAAAGTTGCTGAAGAAATCCTTTTTAAAATTAGAAATACTTTTGTAGATGGTGCTGGAATTGCAAAAAGTTTAGAGCAGCCTCCTACTGGATTTACTTTTGGAACTGTAATTTCAAGTGTAGCCGCTTTAATGCGAGCTGGTAAAATAATGGCAAAACACAATGGTGTAGAAAAATTTTCTTGGCGTGATACCAGCGTGAATGAAATATTCGCAAAAGCTACTGTATTTCGTAAAGCTTCATTCAAAGCGATTGCAAAATCCCTTTCAGCAGCACAGAAAAATGAATTAGTAAAAATCCTGCGAGATTTAAAATGCGAGGATCAAGTAGGTAAAAATGTTGATTGGAACACCAATGATTTTGATTTGGTCTGCACTGTTCGGGAGCTTACAAAGCATTTTTGTGAAAAAATAGATTTTATGCGTAAGCAGACTAAAGATTTTGATACACTCTTTGGTAATTTTGAAGCTCATAAAGATAATCTAATTGAATTTATCGGCTCTGTTAGCGAATCCAATTATATTGAAAAAGCCGAAATTTTTTTGACAAATCAAGCAGATTATACAAGTTCTGTTCAGTCTATTGAAAAAGTTGAGAAGTTTATCCGCAATAATCTTTCTAAGCTTTTAAACTGGAAGCTGTTTGTCGAGAACGTCAATGATGAATTAAAAAAAGCAGCTAAAACAGATGATGCTATAACCAAGCTTTCTTTAGAATTTAATAATTTGTATGGACAAGAATCAGTAAAAAACTTTGCATCTATTCAACAAAAAGCGCAGCAAATTAAGGATAACTATTTCAACTTAATGAGCAGCGCCACAGATGATATGACCGGAAAATACAGCCAGCTAAAATTGGAAGCAGAAGCTATCATTAAAGAAATTCAAACTCTTCCAGCAGGTCTTAATGATGAAGCATTAAACAAAGTCAGCAGTATTTTACAATTTGCAAATCAGCGAATTCAAACAAAAGTAGAATTAGATTATGATGTCAAAGACAAACACTCCAAATTCACCTATTCTGAAATGCTGTCCTATATTGATTTATTTAATAGCAAGCAAACTGAGCTTGAAGTTTTAAAATCAAGCTTGATTAGAGTTTCACCGCCTAAAGAAGAAAAAGACAAATCCGATAATGTAATAACAACCAAAACATTTACCACTAATTTTCCTGCTAAAAAACTAAAAATAAGCGAATATAAAAAATGGCTAAAGCAGGAATTACAGAAAATAGCCGGAGCAAGTGATAATGATGAAATAGAGATTATGTAG
- the tnpA gene encoding IS200/IS605 family transposase: MANTYSQIYIQIVFGVSGRQNLILKQNREELHKYITGIIQNRGQKMLSTFYMPDHTHLFVGLKPSIAISDLVRDVKAGSSNFINNSKWVDGQFSWQEGFGAFSYSRSQIDNVIKYIINQEKHHRTRSFKEEYIDFLKKFAIDYNEKYLFEWID; encoded by the coding sequence ATGGCAAATACATATTCTCAAATTTATATTCAAATTGTTTTCGGAGTAAGCGGAAGGCAAAATTTAATTTTAAAACAAAACCGTGAAGAATTGCACAAATATATTACAGGCATTATACAAAATCGTGGACAAAAAATGTTGTCCACATTCTATATGCCTGACCATACCCATTTATTTGTTGGATTAAAACCATCTATTGCTATTTCGGATTTAGTAAGAGATGTAAAAGCTGGCTCATCAAATTTCATTAACAATAGCAAATGGGTGGATGGGCAATTCAGCTGGCAGGAAGGATTTGGCGCTTTTTCGTATTCCAGAAGCCAGATTGATAACGTAATTAAATATATAATTAATCAGGAAAAGCACCACCGAACAAGGAGTTTCAAAGAAGAATACATTGATTTTCTAAAAAAATTTGCAATAGATTATAATGAAAAATATTTGTTTGAATGGATTGATTAA
- the pglX gene encoding BREX-1 system adenine-specific DNA-methyltransferase PglX produces the protein MKLAEHVESIRKLIDNAFRNRLGRMGITANKLQTSDAIPLENNEDRTRIETILETFKSETGADSNAYEKLIEEFTFTLFNRLAALKVMEAHTLNPEIITRRHQHGDRSFAHRYWLEQNPERRNEDMEGLIYFIEDQLTELSSDIQLFSLQHPYHLLPTAIELNDIINAFNQVENDSQVESDIWKSDDVLGWLYESYNNTKKAAHKESKAKTEYNKVSIQSQVYTPRWVVKFLVDNSLGKLYLEMFPDSAIKEKYKIANAPKNQIRDRKPLTEIRIIDPATGSGNFLLYAFDLFYDLYTDQIDNYGADYDENKICELIINHNLHGIDIDDRAIQLAQLGLTIKAKRKKRTVKFNQFNIVSADFFLPEYTKVRYLFKNGGSLDFELEKIIMDLWSDLQQAHKFGSLIRLEEKFKSRLRGLFSQKTPSKEDQLELFPSKTPIKEEQLELFTEEDFPKYKQFRENFFINLQKAVTLNTKKQGLTFLNTKTSDAIIFLKLITQKYDVAVANPPYTDSSDFGTELKKFIDDNYKKPHKFHTNLYASFIKRCYELIDYKGKMALIHPLTFMYIKSFEDVRKFIIDKLHINVFVDYGLSNLFGAVMVDPAFYVLEKEKTIETAWFISLNQYTRTPQEKYKKDYCLEALNDYVENRPNKHNYTLSQSKLKIIEGWPFIYWISDGFREKFKGDTIKNFFNACSGLKTANNIKYFRSLSEINQKHNSKYQPIFKGGPYNKWYGNIWLSIDYNGQKTNIMKENSHSLSGENNYLNKGIVCPTVGTKGTSFRIKPAEIFFSNADFGIFYKNKCDNYNYPLAILNSNLIGYINEMLNPTVNIEVGDLYKIPFIQSSKGLEDNISSLASQNIEIKKYLCSYRIIETNFNETPLTAYSESTLKDRLFAYLNYENAQLTQVLINEAIINQLVFEVYELSPEDRLQVETKMGKPVGELPVLSEAREAYLKSININNQTVKDFIYNLPATKFDEQQLQIIKSEFSTLYQNNNDLEEFCIRHQINPINIWYWFKESKVLPQARAAEIALEFLADAFRTILMEDEDGIIPLVGLPEKPCLMDRLEKYCLDNGFTSAQFMQLDGLIGRPLNEYIENYFFKNFSDHLNLFMYLPKTPFIWHLSSGKYHGFEAYIIIYKWNRDSLYKLKTMYLSKRAETLQYRQINLANSNTAQSQNEKETIRLQLKEIAEYTQKIDELIADEGYNPKLDDGVGKNIAPLQKKGLLKSEVLNKKQLEKYLKADW, from the coding sequence ATGAAATTAGCCGAGCATGTAGAATCTATACGAAAGCTCATAGATAATGCCTTTCGCAACAGATTAGGTAGAATGGGTATTACAGCAAATAAATTACAGACCTCAGATGCTATCCCTTTGGAAAATAATGAAGACCGAACACGAATTGAAACAATACTGGAGACATTTAAATCCGAAACCGGCGCAGATTCAAATGCCTATGAAAAGCTAATTGAAGAATTCACATTTACCCTTTTTAATAGGCTTGCAGCTTTAAAAGTTATGGAAGCCCATACTTTAAACCCTGAAATCATTACCCGCAGGCATCAGCATGGAGACCGTTCATTTGCCCATCGTTATTGGCTTGAGCAAAATCCAGAAAGACGTAATGAAGACATGGAAGGTCTGATTTATTTTATAGAAGACCAATTGACTGAGCTTTCATCCGATATTCAGTTGTTTAGTTTACAACATCCTTATCATTTATTACCAACAGCAATTGAATTAAACGACATTATAAATGCCTTCAATCAAGTAGAAAATGATAGTCAAGTGGAATCTGATATCTGGAAAAGTGATGATGTGCTCGGATGGCTTTATGAAAGTTACAACAATACTAAAAAAGCGGCTCATAAAGAAAGTAAAGCAAAAACCGAATATAACAAAGTCAGCATTCAAAGTCAGGTTTATACCCCGCGCTGGGTTGTAAAGTTTTTGGTAGATAATAGTCTCGGTAAATTATATTTGGAAATGTTTCCTGATTCAGCAATCAAAGAAAAATATAAAATTGCTAATGCGCCTAAAAATCAAATAAGAGATAGAAAGCCGCTTACTGAAATTCGCATAATTGACCCTGCAACAGGTTCTGGCAACTTTTTGCTTTATGCTTTTGATTTATTTTATGACCTATATACTGACCAGATAGACAATTACGGTGCTGACTATGATGAAAACAAAATTTGCGAACTTATCATTAATCATAACTTGCATGGAATAGATATTGACGACAGAGCAATACAGCTTGCTCAATTAGGATTAACCATCAAGGCTAAACGCAAAAAACGGACAGTTAAATTTAATCAATTTAATATTGTAAGCGCTGATTTCTTTTTGCCGGAATATACCAAAGTTAGATATTTATTTAAAAATGGAGGTTCATTAGATTTTGAATTAGAAAAAATCATTATGGATTTATGGTCAGATTTACAACAAGCCCATAAATTTGGGTCATTAATCCGTCTTGAGGAAAAGTTCAAGTCTCGTTTACGGGGTTTATTTAGTCAAAAAACACCCAGTAAAGAAGACCAGCTTGAATTATTTCCCTCAAAAACACCTATAAAAGAAGAGCAACTCGAATTATTTACTGAAGAAGATTTTCCTAAATATAAACAATTCCGAGAAAATTTTTTTATCAATTTGCAAAAAGCCGTAACTCTCAACACCAAAAAGCAAGGACTAACCTTTTTAAACACCAAAACCAGCGATGCCATTATTTTTTTGAAGTTAATAACTCAAAAATATGACGTAGCTGTTGCTAATCCGCCTTATACCGACAGCAGTGACTTTGGGACTGAGCTAAAAAAGTTTATTGATGACAATTATAAAAAGCCGCATAAGTTTCATACAAATTTATATGCGAGTTTTATTAAGCGATGTTATGAATTGATTGACTATAAAGGGAAAATGGCTTTGATACATCCTTTGACCTTTATGTATATCAAGTCGTTCGAAGATGTTCGAAAATTCATTATTGATAAATTGCATATAAATGTTTTCGTTGATTATGGTTTGAGTAATCTTTTCGGTGCGGTGATGGTTGACCCTGCGTTTTATGTTTTGGAAAAAGAAAAAACAATAGAAACAGCTTGGTTTATTTCATTAAACCAATACACACGAACTCCACAAGAAAAATATAAGAAAGATTATTGCTTAGAAGCCCTAAACGATTATGTAGAAAACCGTCCAAATAAGCACAACTACACACTCTCACAATCCAAACTTAAAATTATAGAAGGCTGGCCATTTATTTATTGGATTTCAGATGGGTTTAGGGAAAAGTTTAAGGGAGATACTATAAAAAATTTTTTTAATGCTTGTTCAGGATTAAAAACGGCAAATAATATTAAATATTTCAGAAGTTTATCTGAAATTAATCAAAAACATAATTCAAAATATCAACCAATATTTAAAGGGGGCCCTTACAATAAATGGTATGGAAATATCTGGCTTTCAATCGATTATAATGGACAAAAGACTAATATCATGAAAGAGAACAGTCATAGTCTTTCCGGCGAGAATAATTATTTAAATAAAGGTATTGTTTGTCCAACTGTAGGCACAAAAGGAACATCATTTAGAATAAAGCCAGCGGAAATTTTTTTTAGCAATGCAGATTTTGGAATTTTTTACAAAAATAAATGTGATAACTATAATTACCCTTTAGCAATATTGAATAGCAATCTTATAGGATATATCAATGAAATGTTGAATCCTACGGTTAATATTGAGGTTGGCGACTTATATAAAATTCCTTTTATACAATCATCAAAAGGTTTAGAAGATAATATTTCCTCCTTAGCCTCCCAAAACATCGAAATCAAAAAATATCTTTGCTCATACCGTATAATCGAGACGAACTTCAATGAAACACCTCTTACCGCTTATTCAGAATCAACACTAAAAGACAGACTTTTCGCTTACCTCAATTATGAAAATGCACAATTAACGCAAGTTCTTATTAACGAAGCTATAATTAACCAGCTTGTTTTTGAAGTCTATGAACTCAGCCCAGAAGACCGATTGCAGGTAGAAACTAAAATGGGAAAACCCGTGGGAGAATTGCCGGTATTATCGGAAGCAAGAGAAGCTTATTTGAAATCAATCAACATAAATAACCAAACAGTAAAAGACTTCATTTACAACTTACCTGCTACAAAATTTGACGAGCAGCAACTTCAAATAATTAAATCAGAATTTTCTACTCTTTATCAAAACAATAATGATTTAGAAGAATTCTGCATTCGCCATCAGATAAATCCCATCAATATTTGGTATTGGTTCAAAGAAAGTAAAGTATTGCCGCAAGCCCGAGCCGCTGAAATTGCGCTTGAGTTTTTGGCTGACGCTTTTAGAACTATTTTAATGGAAGACGAAGACGGCATTATTCCATTGGTAGGCTTGCCGGAAAAACCATGCTTAATGGATAGATTAGAAAAATATTGCTTAGATAATGGTTTTACCTCTGCTCAATTTATGCAGTTAGATGGCTTGATTGGTCGCCCTCTTAATGAATATATCGAAAATTATTTTTTTAAGAACTTTAGCGATCACCTGAACCTGTTTATGTATCTGCCTAAAACACCTTTTATCTGGCACTTGAGCAGCGGTAAATATCATGGTTTTGAAGCATACATCATTATTTATAAATGGAACCGCGACAGCCTATATAAACTAAAAACAATGTACCTAAGCAAAAGAGCTGAAACATTGCAATATAGACAAATAAATCTCGCTAACAGCAACACTGCTCAATCACAAAACGAAAAAGAAACTATACGATTACAATTAAAAGAAATAGCCGAATATACACAAAAGATTGACGAATTAATCGCCGATGAAGGCTATAATCCTAAACTTGATGACGGCGTAGGTAAAAATATCGCGCCTTTACAAAAAAAGGGTTTGCTTAAAAGCGAAGTTCTGAATAAAAAGCAATTAGAAAAGTATCTAAAGGCAGATTGGTGA
- a CDS encoding PglZ domain-containing protein, which yields MIDKWFLEDIENKIKYRKRIVILDPKAQCEFLLKLLNPKDYTVIKTDKSLSEEWETVKEELFLRYEAETKHKDVNVIFYVTREQNKLSFLFDYCLTHGCLDLSKFSEWLINKLFKYTGLQVQMDSQNLLTAAKIGIGKNLSWWKKILQNLESLLNLDDELLPFLHEPETYFKSRDTDIYNIFQKKLFEVLEQPYINKPPTTLANEITKKLFDSLINNTITESLLQIYHNWADSGQYRPSLINYIDNYKFIGAIDSWAAHPDHCFAKLDKKSLQELTANLKDKTYLARKMAKIKIRANSKVKTFAPSWWQDFITLIEFDNKRLTSCNDLNKVIGFYTKYFAKVDRAIRNLYTAFLQEDAIIRPLQEHYENLNRELLEKWFDYIGQYKSDQQGYLVNLFKKAKPRIAAIVVDGLRYEIADSVANSLEKFKVDKHIMLADMPSDTKNNMSLLYTDNNEIFSNHKDREKRLIEATKKNIIYKDMEALTYGEEADFLVLTYRDIDDTGEKLQQGAIKLFQEFEQVLKEKIGLLLNMGFKEVHLVTDHGFVLTGLLAEADKIKPDATGVKEVHERFIRTVDKQNNSDWVSFQKTYEDFNFVYTSKSHRPFISKGAYGYSHGGFTPQEIIIPKFVFRKSKSFSIGLKVSIINKKELTEVTGEFFIIKLQAALIEYDIFSMSRKVQVLLYAGNVNYSSSNIVLIQPDKIESLEFSFNGHKEINAVLLDAENQEQLDILTIKQSNERDFGGLL from the coding sequence ATGATTGATAAATGGTTTTTAGAAGATATAGAAAATAAGATTAAATACCGTAAAAGAATAGTTATACTTGACCCGAAAGCTCAATGTGAATTTTTGCTGAAACTATTAAATCCCAAAGATTATACTGTAATCAAAACAGATAAATCGCTTTCAGAAGAATGGGAAACAGTCAAAGAAGAATTATTTTTGCGGTATGAAGCTGAAACTAAACATAAAGATGTAAATGTTATATTCTATGTTACACGAGAACAAAATAAACTAAGTTTTTTGTTCGACTATTGTTTGACTCATGGATGTCTTGATTTAAGCAAATTTTCCGAATGGCTCATAAACAAATTGTTTAAATACACAGGTCTGCAAGTTCAAATGGATAGTCAGAATCTTTTAACAGCCGCTAAAATAGGTATAGGTAAAAACCTTTCATGGTGGAAAAAAATACTTCAAAATTTGGAATCATTATTAAATCTTGATGATGAATTATTGCCTTTTTTACACGAACCTGAAACATATTTTAAGTCAAGAGATACTGATATTTATAATATATTTCAAAAAAAGCTATTTGAAGTATTAGAGCAACCCTATATAAACAAACCACCAACTACATTGGCAAATGAGATAACTAAGAAATTGTTCGATAGTTTGATTAATAACACTATCACTGAATCACTTTTGCAAATTTATCATAACTGGGCAGATAGTGGCCAATATAGACCTTCACTTATAAATTACATCGATAACTATAAATTTATAGGAGCTATTGACTCATGGGCAGCGCATCCTGACCATTGCTTTGCGAAATTAGATAAAAAATCCTTGCAAGAGCTTACGGCTAATTTAAAAGACAAAACTTATTTAGCCCGAAAGATGGCTAAAATAAAAATCAGGGCAAACAGCAAAGTAAAAACATTTGCGCCTTCGTGGTGGCAGGATTTTATTACTTTGATTGAGTTTGATAATAAACGATTAACAAGTTGTAATGATTTAAACAAGGTCATTGGGTTTTATACAAAATATTTTGCCAAAGTAGATAGAGCTATCCGTAATCTTTATACAGCTTTTTTACAGGAAGATGCTATTATTAGACCTTTACAAGAGCATTATGAAAATTTAAATCGAGAATTATTAGAAAAATGGTTTGATTATATTGGCCAGTATAAATCTGACCAACAAGGCTATTTGGTTAATTTGTTTAAGAAAGCTAAACCAAGAATAGCCGCTATTGTTGTAGATGGCTTACGTTACGAAATTGCAGATTCTGTAGCCAATTCTTTAGAAAAATTTAAAGTCGATAAACATATAATGCTTGCAGATATGCCTTCAGATACAAAAAACAACATGAGCCTTTTATATACAGACAATAATGAAATTTTTTCTAATCATAAAGACCGTGAAAAAAGGCTTATTGAAGCTACAAAAAAAAATATTATCTATAAGGATATGGAAGCATTGACCTATGGTGAAGAAGCAGACTTTCTTGTATTGACCTACAGAGATATTGACGATACAGGAGAAAAATTACAACAGGGCGCTATTAAACTCTTTCAGGAGTTTGAACAGGTATTAAAAGAAAAAATTGGCTTGCTTCTAAATATGGGTTTTAAAGAAGTTCATTTAGTTACTGACCATGGTTTTGTTTTAACAGGCTTATTAGCTGAAGCTGATAAAATAAAACCTGATGCTACTGGAGTCAAAGAAGTTCATGAAAGATTTATCCGAACAGTTGACAAACAAAACAATTCGGATTGGGTATCTTTTCAAAAAACTTACGAAGATTTCAATTTTGTATATACTTCTAAAAGCCATAGACCATTCATATCAAAGGGCGCTTATGGTTACTCCCATGGAGGCTTTACACCACAGGAAATAATTATACCTAAATTTGTTTTCCGTAAATCAAAGAGCTTCTCAATCGGTTTAAAAGTGTCCATCATTAATAAAAAAGAATTGACAGAAGTAACCGGAGAGTTTTTTATTATTAAATTACAAGCTGCTTTAATTGAATACGATATTTTTTCCATGAGTCGTAAGGTTCAAGTCTTATTATACGCTGGCAATGTAAATTACAGCAGCAGCAATATAGTTCTTATACAACCAGATAAAATAGAATCATTAGAATTTTCTTTTAACGGACATAAAGAAATAAATGCGGTTTTATTAGATGCTGAAAATCAGGAACAATTAGACATTTTAACTATAAAGCAATCAAACGAGCGTGATTTTGGCGGATTGCTATAG